A genomic stretch from Argiope bruennichi chromosome 2, qqArgBrue1.1, whole genome shotgun sequence includes:
- the LOC129962076 gene encoding ELAV-like protein 3 isoform X4, producing the protein MSAQTNAKQRISKTTIVVQMNGMDTSPVSSQQNGSLHNSVQTGTSTEDSKTNLIVNYLPQTMTQEEIRSLFSSIGEVESCKLIRDKVTGQSLGYGFVNYVRPEDAEKAINTLNGLRLQNKTIKVSYARPSSEAIKGANLYVSGLPKSMTQQDLEGLFTPYGRIITSRILCDNITGLTQQNSSGLSKGVGFVRFDQRIEAERAIKHLHNTIPEGASEPITVKFANNPSNNAKAITPLAAYLSPQRRFPGPIHHPANRFSRYSPLAGDLLANPLLAGNAMNGSGWCIFVYNLAPDTEENLLWQLFGPFGAVQSVKVIRDLQTNKCKGFGFVTMTNYDEALVAIQSLNGYTLGNRVLQVSFKTNKCKT; encoded by the exons tggTTCAAATGAATGGTATGGACACGTCCCCAGTCTCATCGCAGCAAAATGGGAGTCTGCACAACTCCGTGCAGACCGGAACTTCGACAGAGGATTCCAAAACCAACCTGATAGTAAACTATCTGCCTCAGACCATGACTCAAGAAGAGATCAGGTCTCTCTTTTCATCCATAGGAGAAGTGGAATCCTGCAAATTAATCAGAGATAAAGTCACAG gTCAAAGCCTGGGATATGGCTTCGTTAATTATGTGCGACCCGAGGATGCAGAAAAGGCCATTAATACGTTGAATGGGTTGAGACTCCAGAACAAAACTATCAAG GTTTCCTATGCTCGACCCAGCAGTGAAGCTATAAAGGGAGCTAACCTCTACGTAAGCGGCCTCCCCAAGTCCATGACGCAGCAGGATTTAGAGGGGCTTTTTACCCCTTATGGACGTATCATCACATCTCGCATCCTATGCGACAACATCACAG GTCTGACACAGCAAAACTCATCAG GTCTTTCCAAAGGCGTTGGATTCGTTCGTTTCGACCAGCGCATTGAGGCTGAGCGGGCCATTAAGCATCTGCACAACACCATTCCTGAAGGAGCCTCAGAACCAATCACCGTTAAGTTTGCCAACAATCCCAGCAACAATGCCAAGGCGATCACACCCCTTGCTGCCTATCTCTCGCCACAGAGACGCTTCCCTGGGCCAATCCATCACCCGGCGAATCGCTTCAG CAGGTACTCTCCTTTGGCCGGCGACCTGTTGGCGAACCCGCTTCTTGCTGGAAACGCAATGAATGGCTCTGGCTGGTGCATCTTCGTCTACAACTTGGCCCCGGATACTGAAGAGAATCTTCTGTGGCAACTATTTGGCCCATTTGGAGCTGTCCAGTCGGTAAAGGTGATCCGAGATCTCCAAACCAACAAATGCAAAGGCTTTGGATTCGTCACCATGACGAATTACGATGAAGCTCTGGTGGCTATTCAAAGTCTCAATGGATACACTCTGGGCAACAGAGTGCTGCAAGTATCTTTCAAGACCAACAAGTGCAAGACATAA
- the LOC129962076 gene encoding ELAV-like protein 4 isoform X5, with protein sequence MSAQTNAKQRISKTTIVVQMNGMDTSPVSSQQNGSLHNSVQTGTSTEDSKTNLIVNYLPQTMTQEEIRSLFSSIGEVESCKLIRDKVTGQSLGYGFVNYVRPEDAEKAINTLNGLRLQNKTIKVSYARPSSEAIKGANLYVSGLPKSMTQQDLEGLFTPYGRIITSRILCDNITGVGFVRFDQRIEAERAIKHLHNTIPEGASEPITVKFANNPSNNAKAITPLAAYLSPQRRFPGPIHHPANRFRYIPLSPVSSRYSPLAGDLLANPLLAGNAMNGSGWCIFVYNLAPDTEENLLWQLFGPFGAVQSVKVIRDLQTNKCKGFGFVTMTNYDEALVAIQSLNGYTLGNRVLQVSFKTNKCKT encoded by the exons tggTTCAAATGAATGGTATGGACACGTCCCCAGTCTCATCGCAGCAAAATGGGAGTCTGCACAACTCCGTGCAGACCGGAACTTCGACAGAGGATTCCAAAACCAACCTGATAGTAAACTATCTGCCTCAGACCATGACTCAAGAAGAGATCAGGTCTCTCTTTTCATCCATAGGAGAAGTGGAATCCTGCAAATTAATCAGAGATAAAGTCACAG gTCAAAGCCTGGGATATGGCTTCGTTAATTATGTGCGACCCGAGGATGCAGAAAAGGCCATTAATACGTTGAATGGGTTGAGACTCCAGAACAAAACTATCAAG GTTTCCTATGCTCGACCCAGCAGTGAAGCTATAAAGGGAGCTAACCTCTACGTAAGCGGCCTCCCCAAGTCCATGACGCAGCAGGATTTAGAGGGGCTTTTTACCCCTTATGGACGTATCATCACATCTCGCATCCTATGCGACAACATCACAG GCGTTGGATTCGTTCGTTTCGACCAGCGCATTGAGGCTGAGCGGGCCATTAAGCATCTGCACAACACCATTCCTGAAGGAGCCTCAGAACCAATCACCGTTAAGTTTGCCAACAATCCCAGCAACAATGCCAAGGCGATCACACCCCTTGCTGCCTATCTCTCGCCACAGAGACGCTTCCCTGGGCCAATCCATCACCCGGCGAATCGCTTCAGGTACATACCCCTGTCGCCAGTCTCCAG CAGGTACTCTCCTTTGGCCGGCGACCTGTTGGCGAACCCGCTTCTTGCTGGAAACGCAATGAATGGCTCTGGCTGGTGCATCTTCGTCTACAACTTGGCCCCGGATACTGAAGAGAATCTTCTGTGGCAACTATTTGGCCCATTTGGAGCTGTCCAGTCGGTAAAGGTGATCCGAGATCTCCAAACCAACAAATGCAAAGGCTTTGGATTCGTCACCATGACGAATTACGATGAAGCTCTGGTGGCTATTCAAAGTCTCAATGGATACACTCTGGGCAACAGAGTGCTGCAAGTATCTTTCAAGACCAACAAGTGCAAGACATAA
- the LOC129962076 gene encoding ELAV-like protein 4 isoform X3: MSAQTNAKQRISKTTIVVQMNGMDTSPVSSQQNGSLHNSVQTGTSTEDSKTNLIVNYLPQTMTQEEIRSLFSSIGEVESCKLIRDKVTGQSLGYGFVNYVRPEDAEKAINTLNGLRLQNKTIKVSYARPSSEAIKGANLYVSGLPKSMTQQDLEGLFTPYGRIITSRILCDNITGLSKGVGFVRFDQRIEAERAIKHLHNTIPEGASEPITVKFANNPSNNAKAITPLAAYLSPQRRFPGPIHHPANRFRYIPLSPVSSRYSPLAGDLLANPLLAGNAMNGSGWCIFVYNLAPDTEENLLWQLFGPFGAVQSVKVIRDLQTNKCKGFGFVTMTNYDEALVAIQSLNGYTLGNRVLQVSFKTNKCKT; the protein is encoded by the exons tggTTCAAATGAATGGTATGGACACGTCCCCAGTCTCATCGCAGCAAAATGGGAGTCTGCACAACTCCGTGCAGACCGGAACTTCGACAGAGGATTCCAAAACCAACCTGATAGTAAACTATCTGCCTCAGACCATGACTCAAGAAGAGATCAGGTCTCTCTTTTCATCCATAGGAGAAGTGGAATCCTGCAAATTAATCAGAGATAAAGTCACAG gTCAAAGCCTGGGATATGGCTTCGTTAATTATGTGCGACCCGAGGATGCAGAAAAGGCCATTAATACGTTGAATGGGTTGAGACTCCAGAACAAAACTATCAAG GTTTCCTATGCTCGACCCAGCAGTGAAGCTATAAAGGGAGCTAACCTCTACGTAAGCGGCCTCCCCAAGTCCATGACGCAGCAGGATTTAGAGGGGCTTTTTACCCCTTATGGACGTATCATCACATCTCGCATCCTATGCGACAACATCACAG GTCTTTCCAAAGGCGTTGGATTCGTTCGTTTCGACCAGCGCATTGAGGCTGAGCGGGCCATTAAGCATCTGCACAACACCATTCCTGAAGGAGCCTCAGAACCAATCACCGTTAAGTTTGCCAACAATCCCAGCAACAATGCCAAGGCGATCACACCCCTTGCTGCCTATCTCTCGCCACAGAGACGCTTCCCTGGGCCAATCCATCACCCGGCGAATCGCTTCAGGTACATACCCCTGTCGCCAGTCTCCAG CAGGTACTCTCCTTTGGCCGGCGACCTGTTGGCGAACCCGCTTCTTGCTGGAAACGCAATGAATGGCTCTGGCTGGTGCATCTTCGTCTACAACTTGGCCCCGGATACTGAAGAGAATCTTCTGTGGCAACTATTTGGCCCATTTGGAGCTGTCCAGTCGGTAAAGGTGATCCGAGATCTCCAAACCAACAAATGCAAAGGCTTTGGATTCGTCACCATGACGAATTACGATGAAGCTCTGGTGGCTATTCAAAGTCTCAATGGATACACTCTGGGCAACAGAGTGCTGCAAGTATCTTTCAAGACCAACAAGTGCAAGACATAA
- the LOC129962076 gene encoding ELAV-like protein 3 isoform X1 has product MSAQTNAKQRISKTTIVVQMNGMDTSPVSSQQNGSLHNSVQTGTSTEDSKTNLIVNYLPQTMTQEEIRSLFSSIGEVESCKLIRDKVTGQSLGYGFVNYVRPEDAEKAINTLNGLRLQNKTIKVSYARPSSEAIKGANLYVSGLPKSMTQQDLEGLFTPYGRIITSRILCDNITGLTQQNSSGLSKGVGFVRFDQRIEAERAIKHLHNTIPEGASEPITVKFANNPSNNAKAITPLAAYLSPQRRFPGPIHHPANRFRYIPLSPVSSRYSPLAGDLLANPLLAGNAMNGSGWCIFVYNLAPDTEENLLWQLFGPFGAVQSVKVIRDLQTNKCKGFGFVTMTNYDEALVAIQSLNGYTLGNRVLQVSFKTNKCKT; this is encoded by the exons tggTTCAAATGAATGGTATGGACACGTCCCCAGTCTCATCGCAGCAAAATGGGAGTCTGCACAACTCCGTGCAGACCGGAACTTCGACAGAGGATTCCAAAACCAACCTGATAGTAAACTATCTGCCTCAGACCATGACTCAAGAAGAGATCAGGTCTCTCTTTTCATCCATAGGAGAAGTGGAATCCTGCAAATTAATCAGAGATAAAGTCACAG gTCAAAGCCTGGGATATGGCTTCGTTAATTATGTGCGACCCGAGGATGCAGAAAAGGCCATTAATACGTTGAATGGGTTGAGACTCCAGAACAAAACTATCAAG GTTTCCTATGCTCGACCCAGCAGTGAAGCTATAAAGGGAGCTAACCTCTACGTAAGCGGCCTCCCCAAGTCCATGACGCAGCAGGATTTAGAGGGGCTTTTTACCCCTTATGGACGTATCATCACATCTCGCATCCTATGCGACAACATCACAG GTCTGACACAGCAAAACTCATCAG GTCTTTCCAAAGGCGTTGGATTCGTTCGTTTCGACCAGCGCATTGAGGCTGAGCGGGCCATTAAGCATCTGCACAACACCATTCCTGAAGGAGCCTCAGAACCAATCACCGTTAAGTTTGCCAACAATCCCAGCAACAATGCCAAGGCGATCACACCCCTTGCTGCCTATCTCTCGCCACAGAGACGCTTCCCTGGGCCAATCCATCACCCGGCGAATCGCTTCAGGTACATACCCCTGTCGCCAGTCTCCAG CAGGTACTCTCCTTTGGCCGGCGACCTGTTGGCGAACCCGCTTCTTGCTGGAAACGCAATGAATGGCTCTGGCTGGTGCATCTTCGTCTACAACTTGGCCCCGGATACTGAAGAGAATCTTCTGTGGCAACTATTTGGCCCATTTGGAGCTGTCCAGTCGGTAAAGGTGATCCGAGATCTCCAAACCAACAAATGCAAAGGCTTTGGATTCGTCACCATGACGAATTACGATGAAGCTCTGGTGGCTATTCAAAGTCTCAATGGATACACTCTGGGCAACAGAGTGCTGCAAGTATCTTTCAAGACCAACAAGTGCAAGACATAA
- the LOC129962076 gene encoding ELAV-like protein 4 isoform X7, which produces MNGMDTSPVSSQQNGSLHNSVQTGTSTEDSKTNLIVNYLPQTMTQEEIRSLFSSIGEVESCKLIRDKVTGQSLGYGFVNYVRPEDAEKAINTLNGLRLQNKTIKVSYARPSSEAIKGANLYVSGLPKSMTQQDLEGLFTPYGRIITSRILCDNITGLTQQNSSGLSKGVGFVRFDQRIEAERAIKHLHNTIPEGASEPITVKFANNPSNNAKAITPLAAYLSPQRRFPGPIHHPANRFRYIPLSPVSSRYSPLAGDLLANPLLAGNAMNGSGWCIFVYNLAPDTEENLLWQLFGPFGAVQSVKVIRDLQTNKCKGFGFVTMTNYDEALVAIQSLNGYTLGNRVLQVSFKTNKCKT; this is translated from the exons ATGAATGGTATGGACACGTCCCCAGTCTCATCGCAGCAAAATGGGAGTCTGCACAACTCCGTGCAGACCGGAACTTCGACAGAGGATTCCAAAACCAACCTGATAGTAAACTATCTGCCTCAGACCATGACTCAAGAAGAGATCAGGTCTCTCTTTTCATCCATAGGAGAAGTGGAATCCTGCAAATTAATCAGAGATAAAGTCACAG gTCAAAGCCTGGGATATGGCTTCGTTAATTATGTGCGACCCGAGGATGCAGAAAAGGCCATTAATACGTTGAATGGGTTGAGACTCCAGAACAAAACTATCAAG GTTTCCTATGCTCGACCCAGCAGTGAAGCTATAAAGGGAGCTAACCTCTACGTAAGCGGCCTCCCCAAGTCCATGACGCAGCAGGATTTAGAGGGGCTTTTTACCCCTTATGGACGTATCATCACATCTCGCATCCTATGCGACAACATCACAG GTCTGACACAGCAAAACTCATCAG GTCTTTCCAAAGGCGTTGGATTCGTTCGTTTCGACCAGCGCATTGAGGCTGAGCGGGCCATTAAGCATCTGCACAACACCATTCCTGAAGGAGCCTCAGAACCAATCACCGTTAAGTTTGCCAACAATCCCAGCAACAATGCCAAGGCGATCACACCCCTTGCTGCCTATCTCTCGCCACAGAGACGCTTCCCTGGGCCAATCCATCACCCGGCGAATCGCTTCAGGTACATACCCCTGTCGCCAGTCTCCAG CAGGTACTCTCCTTTGGCCGGCGACCTGTTGGCGAACCCGCTTCTTGCTGGAAACGCAATGAATGGCTCTGGCTGGTGCATCTTCGTCTACAACTTGGCCCCGGATACTGAAGAGAATCTTCTGTGGCAACTATTTGGCCCATTTGGAGCTGTCCAGTCGGTAAAGGTGATCCGAGATCTCCAAACCAACAAATGCAAAGGCTTTGGATTCGTCACCATGACGAATTACGATGAAGCTCTGGTGGCTATTCAAAGTCTCAATGGATACACTCTGGGCAACAGAGTGCTGCAAGTATCTTTCAAGACCAACAAGTGCAAGACATAA
- the LOC129962076 gene encoding ELAV-like protein 4 isoform X6, producing MSAQTNAKQRISKTTIVVQMNGMDTSPVSSQQNGSLHNSVQTGTSTEDSKTNLIVNYLPQTMTQEEIRSLFSSIGEVESCKLIRDKVTGQSLGYGFVNYVRPEDAEKAINTLNGLRLQNKTIKVSYARPSSEAIKGANLYVSGLPKSMTQQDLEGLFTPYGRIITSRILCDNITGLSKGVGFVRFDQRIEAERAIKHLHNTIPEGASEPITVKFANNPSNNAKAITPLAAYLSPQRRFPGPIHHPANRFSRYSPLAGDLLANPLLAGNAMNGSGWCIFVYNLAPDTEENLLWQLFGPFGAVQSVKVIRDLQTNKCKGFGFVTMTNYDEALVAIQSLNGYTLGNRVLQVSFKTNKCKT from the exons tggTTCAAATGAATGGTATGGACACGTCCCCAGTCTCATCGCAGCAAAATGGGAGTCTGCACAACTCCGTGCAGACCGGAACTTCGACAGAGGATTCCAAAACCAACCTGATAGTAAACTATCTGCCTCAGACCATGACTCAAGAAGAGATCAGGTCTCTCTTTTCATCCATAGGAGAAGTGGAATCCTGCAAATTAATCAGAGATAAAGTCACAG gTCAAAGCCTGGGATATGGCTTCGTTAATTATGTGCGACCCGAGGATGCAGAAAAGGCCATTAATACGTTGAATGGGTTGAGACTCCAGAACAAAACTATCAAG GTTTCCTATGCTCGACCCAGCAGTGAAGCTATAAAGGGAGCTAACCTCTACGTAAGCGGCCTCCCCAAGTCCATGACGCAGCAGGATTTAGAGGGGCTTTTTACCCCTTATGGACGTATCATCACATCTCGCATCCTATGCGACAACATCACAG GTCTTTCCAAAGGCGTTGGATTCGTTCGTTTCGACCAGCGCATTGAGGCTGAGCGGGCCATTAAGCATCTGCACAACACCATTCCTGAAGGAGCCTCAGAACCAATCACCGTTAAGTTTGCCAACAATCCCAGCAACAATGCCAAGGCGATCACACCCCTTGCTGCCTATCTCTCGCCACAGAGACGCTTCCCTGGGCCAATCCATCACCCGGCGAATCGCTTCAG CAGGTACTCTCCTTTGGCCGGCGACCTGTTGGCGAACCCGCTTCTTGCTGGAAACGCAATGAATGGCTCTGGCTGGTGCATCTTCGTCTACAACTTGGCCCCGGATACTGAAGAGAATCTTCTGTGGCAACTATTTGGCCCATTTGGAGCTGTCCAGTCGGTAAAGGTGATCCGAGATCTCCAAACCAACAAATGCAAAGGCTTTGGATTCGTCACCATGACGAATTACGATGAAGCTCTGGTGGCTATTCAAAGTCTCAATGGATACACTCTGGGCAACAGAGTGCTGCAAGTATCTTTCAAGACCAACAAGTGCAAGACATAA
- the LOC129962076 gene encoding ELAV-like protein 3 isoform X2, which translates to MSAQTNAKQRISKTTIVVQMNGMDTSPVSSQQNGSLHNSVQTGTSTEDSKTNLIVNYLPQTMTQEEIRSLFSSIGEVESCKLIRDKVTGQSLGYGFVNYVRPEDAEKAINTLNGLRLQNKTIKVSYARPSSEAIKGANLYVSGLPKSMTQQDLEGLFTPYGRIITSRILCDNITGLTQQNSSGVGFVRFDQRIEAERAIKHLHNTIPEGASEPITVKFANNPSNNAKAITPLAAYLSPQRRFPGPIHHPANRFRYIPLSPVSSRYSPLAGDLLANPLLAGNAMNGSGWCIFVYNLAPDTEENLLWQLFGPFGAVQSVKVIRDLQTNKCKGFGFVTMTNYDEALVAIQSLNGYTLGNRVLQVSFKTNKCKT; encoded by the exons tggTTCAAATGAATGGTATGGACACGTCCCCAGTCTCATCGCAGCAAAATGGGAGTCTGCACAACTCCGTGCAGACCGGAACTTCGACAGAGGATTCCAAAACCAACCTGATAGTAAACTATCTGCCTCAGACCATGACTCAAGAAGAGATCAGGTCTCTCTTTTCATCCATAGGAGAAGTGGAATCCTGCAAATTAATCAGAGATAAAGTCACAG gTCAAAGCCTGGGATATGGCTTCGTTAATTATGTGCGACCCGAGGATGCAGAAAAGGCCATTAATACGTTGAATGGGTTGAGACTCCAGAACAAAACTATCAAG GTTTCCTATGCTCGACCCAGCAGTGAAGCTATAAAGGGAGCTAACCTCTACGTAAGCGGCCTCCCCAAGTCCATGACGCAGCAGGATTTAGAGGGGCTTTTTACCCCTTATGGACGTATCATCACATCTCGCATCCTATGCGACAACATCACAG GTCTGACACAGCAAAACTCATCAG GCGTTGGATTCGTTCGTTTCGACCAGCGCATTGAGGCTGAGCGGGCCATTAAGCATCTGCACAACACCATTCCTGAAGGAGCCTCAGAACCAATCACCGTTAAGTTTGCCAACAATCCCAGCAACAATGCCAAGGCGATCACACCCCTTGCTGCCTATCTCTCGCCACAGAGACGCTTCCCTGGGCCAATCCATCACCCGGCGAATCGCTTCAGGTACATACCCCTGTCGCCAGTCTCCAG CAGGTACTCTCCTTTGGCCGGCGACCTGTTGGCGAACCCGCTTCTTGCTGGAAACGCAATGAATGGCTCTGGCTGGTGCATCTTCGTCTACAACTTGGCCCCGGATACTGAAGAGAATCTTCTGTGGCAACTATTTGGCCCATTTGGAGCTGTCCAGTCGGTAAAGGTGATCCGAGATCTCCAAACCAACAAATGCAAAGGCTTTGGATTCGTCACCATGACGAATTACGATGAAGCTCTGGTGGCTATTCAAAGTCTCAATGGATACACTCTGGGCAACAGAGTGCTGCAAGTATCTTTCAAGACCAACAAGTGCAAGACATAA